The genomic DNA TATTTGATATAGAAACTACTAGCTTTACTATTGGAGCTTCTGATCGATTGATTGAAATCGGGGCAGTCTATGTTGAAAATTTAACAGTGACAGATAAGACTTTTCAGACGTATGTCAACCCAAAACGCGCTCTTCCTGAAACTATCGTTGAATTTACGGAATTTCCTAGGTGATGCGCTAACAACTGCTCATCTTTTCTGTGAGATCATGTATCATAAGAGGAAAAAAGACGTTAGGAGATTTACTCCAAGTTAGTAACCATAACCGGATCTTGCTATTTTAGATTGGTATATTTTTCTTTAAAAAACAAACACTACCTTTGTTATCTCATTTTTAGGAGGGGCAATGATGAAGCGTAGTGTTTTCTTGTTTTTATGTGTTTGCTTACTAGTATCAAATGTTACTCAAGTGTTAGCCGACTCTCAAGTCAATCAGGAAAAACTTGACCAGTACTTGTCTAGTTTAGATTGGACGATTGGCGATCTTGAGGAATATCTTAGTTTTTTTAATTCTTCTATCGAGGATTATGAGTCATATGAAGAGCTTATAGCTGATTTAGGAAGTCCAATTACTAACGATAATCTAAATGAGCTACTAGGGAAATATGATTTAAGCTATAACGACCTTGAAATTTTGTTAGCTGAATATGGCGAGTCGTTAGATGATTATACATTTATCGAGGATTTAGAGTTAGATGTTCAATTTCTTTTGAAAAATCGTGAAGATTTTTCAATTGTAAATGACTTTTTATCTCTCTTTGGTCTAACAGAAGCTGAGATGAAAAATCTATTTGATCATTTTGCAAAAGAGGTAGATCAAAATCTTGTAGACAATATCCTTCAGTCTCTTGAGGCAATGTCTTATATGCAAGGAGTTGAAGAACTGTCAGAACTTGAGCAGGAAAATCTATTTACTCTTTGGAATGAGATGCTTACTGCGTTGCAGGTTGATGCGAGATTTTACCTTGTGAAAGATGATGCCATGACTCCTATCGAGCTTGAAAATATATCTAAGGAAACGTTAGAGGGACATAGTTTGTACATGGCTCTCCATAACTTGGAAGGGGACGTATTAGCAACCCTAGTATTCAGTGAAGAAATGCTTTACACCCATTTAATGTACGAATCATTAGAACAACTAGCTGTAATTGCTAACCTTGCAGATGAATATCAAGAAATGTTATTTGCATCAAGGCTTCCGATAACAGCGGGTCACTTCGTAAGAAATATTCTTTTAAGCTTCTTGTTTATTCTAGCCGGGCTTACTACGTTACTGGCAGTAAGAAGGAGAGTTAACGTTTGATTACTTCAAAACAAAGTAAGAAAATGGGGCTCGTTCTTGTAGGAACAATTCTAATTATTTTTGGATTATATGTGCTACTGTTTAATGTTTTTCTGATCTATAAAGGGATGAATGCCGTTGAAAGAGCAACTGTAATTGAGGCTAGCAATGTTTCAGAAAAAATAGTAGAAGTAAGCGAAAAAAAAATAATTCCTAAAACTTCACCACCTGTTGTAGGTGAGGAAATTGGAAAGCTAATCATCCCTAAGCTAAATGCCTCGATCCCAATTTTTCATGGTACTGCTGAAGACCAGCTTATAGAAGGAGTGGGTCATGTGGTGGGAACTGCTCTACCTGGTGAAGAGAATAACTCGGTGTTATCAGGACATCGCGATACGGTTTTTCGTAAGCTAGGTGAAGTGACAAAAGGGGATATCCTCACAGTAGAAAACCTTAATGGTATCTTTACTTATAAAGTCAGAAAGGTACGAATCGTCGAGGCAGATGACCAAACTGTCATTGTTCCAAAGCGAAAGCCGACATTAACACTTAGTACATGCTATCCATTTACCTATATAGGTTCAGCTAAGCAAAGGTTTGTTTTAGTTGCAGATCTATTGAAGTCAAATATGAAACGAATGTAAAAGAAAGTTCACTTCAAATCCAGAAGTGAGCTTTTTGCTAGTTAAAATAATTATTGACACAAAGTTTTGAATGGTGTTAATATTAAAACGCAATCAACAATATGAAAATTTTGGAAAGGGAGGGTTAACGATGATTCGTATCAGAAAAGCAAACAAATTTAATTTCATACTTGCTAAAGTGACCCACCTGGATTCTTTAAAGTAACCTTACTTTTTAGTTATACAGTTAAGCGTGTGTCACATTACTGTGGCATGCGCTTTTATATTTAGATTCCTAAATATAGATATACTCTTATTATGTATTAGAGCACGCCGCTATATAGTTGGTGTGCTTTTTTATTTCGGGTATTAACACCTATGGTGATAATATAAATATTTTTTGGAGGGATGTTGTTATGGAACAATTAATGCAACTCATTTTGATATTTGAGGAGAAGGTAAAGAATTCACCGAAAGAAGAGCTGGAGAGTGGTTAGCTACTCTTCAAAGCTCCCTAAAAAGAAAGGGGATGAACCCATTTGTTCTCAGTATTAACGAAACTCAGTTGGTTTTTTAAAGAAAATTGGCAACGATATGCAATTGCCATAGGATTTCTTACAATTGTTAATGTCCTTGAAGTAATACCGCCTAAACTAATCGGTATCTCAATTGACTCCATTCATCAAGGAACACTAACAAGGGAAAGTCTAATCCAATTACTATGCATCTTTGGGCTATTAATAATTGTTATTTATTTTATGTCATATGTTTGGTTAAACAAGTTATTTGGTGGTGCTTTCTTATTAGAAAGAACCTATCGTTCTAAGATGATGAAGCATTTATTTAAGATGACTCCAACATTTTTTGAAAAAAATCGTACAGGTGATTTAATGGCGAGAGCTACGAATGATTTAAAAGCCGTTTCCCTTACCGCAGGGTTTGGAATTTTAACATTAGTAGATTCGACTCTGTTTTTGGTCATTATTCTATTTACGATGGGTATTCTAGTGAGCTGGAAACTCACCTTGGCCGCGCTATTGCCTTTGCCAATTATGGCAATACTTATGAAAATTTACGGAAAAGCAATTCATGAGCGATTTACAAAAGCACAGGATGCGTTCGGAGATATGAATGATCAGGTGTTAGAGTCAATTGCAGGTGTCCGAGTTGTGCGTGCTTATGTTCAAGAAGGGCCAGATGAAAAACGATTTAAGGATGTAACAGATGATGTTCTACACAAAAATATAGCTGTTGCAAAAATTGATGCCTTATTTGAACCAACAATAAAAATATTAGTAGGTCTTAGTTATTTAATTGGCTTAGGGTACGGTGCCTACCTCGTTTTCCAAAATGAGATTACGTTAGGAGAACTTGTAGCGTTTAATATTTACCTTGGAATGCTCATATGGCCAATGTTTGCGATTGGTGAGTTAATTAATATTATGCAAAGAGGGAATGCCTCTTTAGATCGTGTTACAGAAACGTTGACCTATGAACCAGACGTTCAGGAAGGGAATGATTTAGTGGCAATTTCCCAGCCTGAGACGATTACGTTTTCTAATGTAACATTTCGTTATCCAAGCTCTCAGGTTGATAACTTAAAAGAAATACATTTTACTCTAGAACCAGGTCAAACGCTAGGAGTTGTAGGGAAAACTGGTAGTGGTAAAACAACTCTACTTAAACAGTTACTAAGGGAATATCCAATTGGAAAAGGCACTATCACTGTATCAGGCATCTCTCTTGAAAAGATTGATATGAGGTCTTTGAAGAGCTGGATCGGTTATGTGCCCCAAGAGCAAATTCTTTTCTCGAAAACAGTGAAAGAAAATATCATGTTTGGACGTGAAACAGCTAGCGAGCATGAACTTTATCGGGTACTAGAACTTTCAAGCTTTAGAAATGACATTGCTACATTACCAAAAGGGTTAGAAACTCTTGTTGGTGAAAAAGGCGTTTCACTATCAGGCGGACAGAAACAAAGGATATCGATTGCAAGGGCACTGCTTGTTAATCCAGACATACTCATTTTGGATGACGCTATGTCAGCGGTAGATGGAAAGACAGAAGCAAAAATAATTGAGAATATTCGCCGTGAACGCGGTGGAAAAACAACCTTTATTTCAACTCATCGTTTATCGGCTGTTAAACATGCAGATTGGATTTTAGTTTTAGAAGATGGTCAAGTAATTGAAGAAGGAACACACGAGCAATTACTTAACAATCATGGTTGGTATAAAGAACAATTTGAACACCAGCTTCTAGACGACCGCACCAATGAAGGGCAGGTGAACTAAATGAACGTAAGTAAACGTTTATTTCAATACGCACTTACTTATAAAAAGTCGATTTTGGTAGCATTAGCTTTACTGACATTCGCTGTGGCTGCCGAGTTAACCGGTCCATTCATTGCTAAAAAAATGATTGATACCCATATACTTGGGGTAGAACTTCCATGGTATGAAACGAATGCTAGTGAAGATACTGTTCAGTTTCAAAATCGTTATTTTATTAGAGAAGATAGAATAAAAGATCACGAATTGATGAATGAAATTCGTTTATTACAAGTAGATAGAGTTTATTACTTTATTGATGAATCAGTTCTTTTTGATGGGAAAAGGGAAATAGCTGAGGGAGTACTTGTTATTACGAATCAAGGACGAGAAGCCAGTTACTTTTCTGAACCGCTCTCGAGTGCTGAAGCATTTGCGTTTTTTGAGCCAGAAATACCAAGTTTGGTAAAGTTAATGGGTCTCTACTTTGGATTAATTTGTCTTGCAGCTCTATTTCATTATGGGCAAAAGTATTTATTACAAGTATCTGCAAATAAAATTATCCAGAAGATGCGTTCAGATGTTTTTACCCACATCCAAGAATTACCAGTTAGTTATTTTGATCGACTTCCAGCAGGGAAAATTGTTTCAAGAGTTACAAATGATACAGAGGCAATTCGCGAGTTATATGTGACAGTCTTAGCAACATTTTTTACATCAATTATTTATATGGCGGGGATTTACATTGCCTTGTTCTTATTAGATGTAAAGCTAGCTCTTATCTGCTTAGTTATGGTACCAATTTTAATTGTATGGATTAAATTTTACCGTAACTTCGCATCAAAGTATAATCACAAAATTCGCTCTGTCCTAAGTGAGATTAACGGTATGATCAATGAATCAATTCAAGGAATGCGAATTATTCAAGCGTTTGGTAAAGAGAAAAAATCAAATGACGATTTTGAAAAGCTTAATAAGGACCATTTTATGTTTCAAAGTAAATTATTAAAGTTAAATTCTTTGACTTCACACAATTTGGTTGGTGTGTTCCGTAATCTAGCTTTTGTCGCTTTAATCTGGTATTTCGGTGGGGCTTCCCTTGGAATTGGGACGGTGATCTCATTAGGTGTTCTATATGCTTTTGTAGACTACTTAAATCGCCTTTTTCAGCCAATCTCTCAACTAGTTAATCAATTATCCCAGTTAGAACAAGCACGTGTGGCTGGAGAAAGAGTTTTTGAATTATTAGATGAAAAAGGAGAAAAAGTCTCAAGTAAAACTCTGCCAAGGTATAAGGGAAATGTTTGTTTTGAAGATGTCTCATTTGCTTATTATGAGGAGGAGTTTGTACTAAAAAACATTTCTTTTGAAGCGAAACAAGGTGAGACAGTGGCTCTGGTTGGTCATACTGGATCAGGAAAAAGCTCAATTATGAATGTACTATTTCGCTTTTATGACCATAACAAAGGGAAGATCACCATTGACGACATCGATATCATGAGTATTTCAAAACAAGAGCTCAGGGAGCATATGGGGATTGTTCTTCAGGACCCTTTCCTATTTACTGGAACGATTGCCTCAAATGTATGTTTAAATGACCCAAGGATTACAAGAGCTCAAGTGGAAAAGGCAATTGAAGATGTAGGTGCAAACAAGTTGTTTAGTCGTTTTGAAAAAGGATTGGATGAACCAGTTATTGAGAAGGGAAGCACATTGTCTGCCGGAGAAAGACAGCTAATCTCATTTGCAAGAGCGCTTGCGTTTAATCCAGCAATCTTAATTCTTGATGAAGCAACAGCAAGTATTGATACAGAAACAGAAGCGATCATCCAAGAAGCACTAGAGGTGCTTAAACAAGGCCGTACAACATTTATTATTGCTCACCGTTTATCAACCATTAAAAATGCTGACCAAATTTTAGTGTTAGATGGAGGCAAGATTGTCGAAAGAGGTAGTCATCATCAGCTGATGGATCTTAAAGGAAAGTATTTCCAGATGTATCAGCTACAATTAGGTTTAAAAATGGAGACGGCAAAGGTTGTATAGATGTATATGAAAGGCTGTTTTCGCAACATTGTTTACGAAAAGAGCCATATGAAAAAACACGATTGAGGCCTAAGCTACTCAATCGTGTTTTTTTAATAGCTTTTGTACTTCTAGTAAGCTAATCCTACGCGACAATGGATATGTTTGTTGGAAGTTATTTGCTCAAATGTAAACTGGGCGGTATCTCCAACGGAAATCTTCTCTCCATCTATTGGTAAGTAGTCGACTTCATAGCGATAATTTCCAATAGCTTCTCCATCTGGCAAATAGGTCGGGCAGATCACAGTCCAATCTAAGGTTGAGGACTTTAATGTTTCGTAGGCAAGGCGATGGTCTTCGGCAGCTTGTGTCGCCCTGGGACTTCTTCGTCTAGTTTCAGTTGATTGATAGCGATAGAGAGAGGGACTAACTCTACTCTGAAGAATTCCTGCAGTGCCAACCGTAATAATTCGCTTAATTCCATAATATTTCATCGACTCAATGATGAATGGTATACTGCCTGATAATGTAGCCTTTCCATCTGTCCCAAGAGCACTCACGACTATATCTTGATTAGCCATGGCACTATGTATATCTTCCTTACGTAACACATTTCCTTCATGGACGGTTTTTGCCTGGTAAATTAACGTGGTGCGATCGCGAACAAATGCTGTTACTTCTTGGTTGTCAATATTCGCAAGTTTCAAAAATTCTGAGCCTACTCTTCCACTAGCTCCTAGTAATAATATCCTCAAGATAATTAATTCCCTTCATTCATTTCTCCATCCTACCATAATAAAAATTTATCTAAAACGCAATTATTGTGCTACAATATTGCCATTTTTTCTTCATACTTCCTCTATATTTTTTGTTTACGATATGAAAAAATGGAATTAGACCATTAGAAGTGAGTGATGAATGATGTATCAGCTATTTCAACAAATCAGTCATTTTTTTAGTGAGCCATTTATGAATGCTGCTTACGGAACAGAACATATCCCCCTATTGTCAGCATTGATGCTCGGGATTGTTGGGGCACTTGCTCCATGTCAGTTTACAGGTAATCTAAGTGCTATTACACTTTTTGGTAATCATTCACTACAAAAAAAAGCAGCATGGAATGAAACCATGTTTTTTATCTTAGGGAAGATCATTGCCTTTTCAAGTTTAGGTTTCATTGTCTGGGTATTAGGGACAGAATTTCAACAATCATTAATTGCCTATTTTCCTTGGATTAGGAAGTTGCTAGGTCCAATGTTGATAGTTATTGGGCTTTACCTAGTTGGTGTATTTACGATGCGTTGGACTTTTTCTTTATGGAAAAGGAAATCTGAAAAAGGAGGGAACATCGGGGCATTTCTTTTAGGTTTAAGCTTTTCACTAGGTTTTTGTCCAACGATGTTTATCTTGTTTTTTATTGTTCTTATGCCAATAGCAGTAGCAGTTCCTTACGGTGCAGTTATTCCAAGTATTTTTGCAATCGGAACGTCTATCCCACTACTTCTTTCCGTTTTCCTTATTTGGTATTTTGGTTTAAGTGGGGCGTTTATGAAGAAGGGAAGAAAATTTGGCCTTCTTGTC from Anaerobacillus alkaliphilus includes the following:
- a CDS encoding processed acidic surface protein — translated: MKRSVFLFLCVCLLVSNVTQVLADSQVNQEKLDQYLSSLDWTIGDLEEYLSFFNSSIEDYESYEELIADLGSPITNDNLNELLGKYDLSYNDLEILLAEYGESLDDYTFIEDLELDVQFLLKNREDFSIVNDFLSLFGLTEAEMKNLFDHFAKEVDQNLVDNILQSLEAMSYMQGVEELSELEQENLFTLWNEMLTALQVDARFYLVKDDAMTPIELENISKETLEGHSLYMALHNLEGDVLATLVFSEEMLYTHLMYESLEQLAVIANLADEYQEMLFASRLPITAGHFVRNILLSFLFILAGLTTLLAVRRRVNV
- a CDS encoding exonuclease domain-containing protein, with the translated sequence METTSFTIGASDRLIEIGAVYVENLTVTDKTFQTYVNPKRALPETIVEFTEFPR
- a CDS encoding NAD(P)-dependent oxidoreductase, which produces MRILLLGASGRVGSEFLKLANIDNQEVTAFVRDRTTLIYQAKTVHEGNVLRKEDIHSAMANQDIVVSALGTDGKATLSGSIPFIIESMKYYGIKRIITVGTAGILQSRVSPSLYRYQSTETRRRSPRATQAAEDHRLAYETLKSSTLDWTVICPTYLPDGEAIGNYRYEVDYLPIDGEKISVGDTAQFTFEQITSNKHIHCRVGLAY
- a CDS encoding ABC transporter ATP-binding protein yields the protein MFSVLTKLSWFFKENWQRYAIAIGFLTIVNVLEVIPPKLIGISIDSIHQGTLTRESLIQLLCIFGLLIIVIYFMSYVWLNKLFGGAFLLERTYRSKMMKHLFKMTPTFFEKNRTGDLMARATNDLKAVSLTAGFGILTLVDSTLFLVIILFTMGILVSWKLTLAALLPLPIMAILMKIYGKAIHERFTKAQDAFGDMNDQVLESIAGVRVVRAYVQEGPDEKRFKDVTDDVLHKNIAVAKIDALFEPTIKILVGLSYLIGLGYGAYLVFQNEITLGELVAFNIYLGMLIWPMFAIGELINIMQRGNASLDRVTETLTYEPDVQEGNDLVAISQPETITFSNVTFRYPSSQVDNLKEIHFTLEPGQTLGVVGKTGSGKTTLLKQLLREYPIGKGTITVSGISLEKIDMRSLKSWIGYVPQEQILFSKTVKENIMFGRETASEHELYRVLELSSFRNDIATLPKGLETLVGEKGVSLSGGQKQRISIARALLVNPDILILDDAMSAVDGKTEAKIIENIRRERGGKTTFISTHRLSAVKHADWILVLEDGQVIEEGTHEQLLNNHGWYKEQFEHQLLDDRTNEGQVN
- a CDS encoding class D sortase, encoding MITSKQSKKMGLVLVGTILIIFGLYVLLFNVFLIYKGMNAVERATVIEASNVSEKIVEVSEKKIIPKTSPPVVGEEIGKLIIPKLNASIPIFHGTAEDQLIEGVGHVVGTALPGEENNSVLSGHRDTVFRKLGEVTKGDILTVENLNGIFTYKVRKVRIVEADDQTVIVPKRKPTLTLSTCYPFTYIGSAKQRFVLVADLLKSNMKRM
- a CDS encoding sulfite exporter TauE/SafE family protein — encoded protein: MYQLFQQISHFFSEPFMNAAYGTEHIPLLSALMLGIVGALAPCQFTGNLSAITLFGNHSLQKKAAWNETMFFILGKIIAFSSLGFIVWVLGTEFQQSLIAYFPWIRKLLGPMLIVIGLYLVGVFTMRWTFSLWKRKSEKGGNIGAFLLGLSFSLGFCPTMFILFFIVLMPIAVAVPYGAVIPSIFAIGTSIPLLLSVFLIWYFGLSGAFMKKGRKFGLLVQRVAGSIIILIGMLDTITYWELAAFF
- a CDS encoding ABC transporter ATP-binding protein, producing the protein MNVSKRLFQYALTYKKSILVALALLTFAVAAELTGPFIAKKMIDTHILGVELPWYETNASEDTVQFQNRYFIREDRIKDHELMNEIRLLQVDRVYYFIDESVLFDGKREIAEGVLVITNQGREASYFSEPLSSAEAFAFFEPEIPSLVKLMGLYFGLICLAALFHYGQKYLLQVSANKIIQKMRSDVFTHIQELPVSYFDRLPAGKIVSRVTNDTEAIRELYVTVLATFFTSIIYMAGIYIALFLLDVKLALICLVMVPILIVWIKFYRNFASKYNHKIRSVLSEINGMINESIQGMRIIQAFGKEKKSNDDFEKLNKDHFMFQSKLLKLNSLTSHNLVGVFRNLAFVALIWYFGGASLGIGTVISLGVLYAFVDYLNRLFQPISQLVNQLSQLEQARVAGERVFELLDEKGEKVSSKTLPRYKGNVCFEDVSFAYYEEEFVLKNISFEAKQGETVALVGHTGSGKSSIMNVLFRFYDHNKGKITIDDIDIMSISKQELREHMGIVLQDPFLFTGTIASNVCLNDPRITRAQVEKAIEDVGANKLFSRFEKGLDEPVIEKGSTLSAGERQLISFARALAFNPAILILDEATASIDTETEAIIQEALEVLKQGRTTFIIAHRLSTIKNADQILVLDGGKIVERGSHHQLMDLKGKYFQMYQLQLGLKMETAKVV